The following DNA comes from Gimesia sp..
CCGTAATGGCAACCGGGCTCTCGCATATTTATCCTCCCGAGCATCGCGAACTATCCAAGCAGGTCTCCGCACAAGGAGCCCTGGTGACCGAGTTCCCCCTCGACCAGGCTCCCGTGGCCGGATTGTTTCCACAACGTAACCGGATTATCAGCGGACTGTCGATGGGCGTACTGTTGATTGAAGCGGGGCGTAAGAGTGGGGCCCTGCATACAGCCCGACATGCTTACGAACAGGGGCGAGACGTATTCGCTGTTCCGGGACGAATAGATCACCCGGCGAGTGCCGGCTGTCATGATCTGATTCGCGATGGCGCCATGCTTGTCCGCAGCGTGGAGGATGTGCTGGAAGGATTGAGTCCCGCTAAAACTCCGGTGAAGGTCTCAGAAAACCGTGAAGTGCATACGCCGCGCGAACTCTCCCTGAGCGATTTTGAACGGGATGTCCTGAATTTGGTCACACTCGAGCCGCAGCATTTGAATGAAATCGTGCAATCCAGTAATCTCGACTCGTCCCGTATTCTCTCCACCTTGACGGTTCTGGAAATGCGGAAGGTCGTTAAACGTCTGCCGGGTGGGTTTCTTGTCAGAGCCACCGGCTGATCTGAACTCTGTCTTTGCTTCGAATGCCATCTTCTATGAACCTGGACTCTGCAGATACCGCCCCCGGACAGGCGGTCTACACGAGAAAAATGCTTTCCATCTACGATATCTGGGTTCTGGGAATTTCAAACTCCCTGATCTGGAAATGTCGCACTAAACAGATTCTGAACTGGATGAATCAGAGCCTGACTGCCAATCACCTCGATGTCGGTGTGGGCACCGGTTATTATCTGGAGCATTGCACCTTTCCGCGTTCAGAAGTCCGCCTGGGACTTCTGGATTTGAATCCCAACAGTCTGGCGGCCGCCGCCAGTCGGAGCGCACGCTACCAGCCGGAAGTCTATCAGGCCGATGTACTGGCTCCCCTGCCCCCGCAGGCACGCCCTTTCGATTCAGTCAGTCTGAATTATCTGCTGCACTGTCTACCCGGCGATCTGACATCAAAAGCAAAGCTGTTCGATCATCTGGGGCCCTGGTTAAACCCGGGCGCCATCATCTCCGGAGCTACGATTTTGAGTCAGGGAGTCCCGCGTGGCTTTTCGGCCCGACGTCTGATGAACTTTTATAACCAGAAAAAGATCTTCACAAATACGTCGGACAGTCTGGATGAGTTACAATCCCAACTCGCAAGTCGCTATACTGACGTGGAAGTGAAAGTGACTGGCTGTGTTGCCCTCTTTCGCGCCCGCACACCTTCACCTGGCTAACGATCATCGACATGGAAATACGCGCCTTCGCCGAACGGGTTCTCTTAAGCGAGTCTCTGGAAGAAAAACTGCTTCCCGCCCCTGAAGTACTGACTGACGAACATCCAGGAGATCCTTTGCGTATTCAGGAACCAGGGCGACCTGCGAACCTGAAGTTCGCTCCCCCGCGAACCGCCCCCGGTATGCCGAAACCCTCCGCACTACTTGAGCAGGACAAGCGGGCCCTGGCACATCACATCATGGCGAATCATGAACTGCAGGCCCTGGAAGTGATGGCCTATATTCTGTGCGCCTTCCCCGATGCTCATGCAGAGTTTCGCCAGGGAATGTGCAACATCATGGCAGACGAGCAGCGACACACGCGCATGCATAAGGAACGTGCCTCCGTGCTGGGGCTGGAGTTCGGCAGCCTGCCTGTGAACTGTTACATCTGGAAGAAAGCATTGAGTTACGAGAGTCTGCTGGATTATCTGGCCGGTCTGCCACTCACGTTCGAAGGTCGTAACCTGGATCATACTCTGGAATTCGAACAGTATTTTCTCGATGCTGGCGACCAACGGAGTGCCGCGTTGATGAAGGTCGTCTATCGCGATGAGATTCAGCACGTCGCCTTTGGTCTGCACTGGCTACGTCAGCTAAAACCCGACCACCTCTCTGACTGGGAGACCTACGAACAACATCTGCACTGGCCAGTTAGAGCTGCCCTGTCGGTCGGAGATACCTTCAATCGTGAGGGACGCAAGGAAACGGGAATGACTGACGAGTTCATCGAGCAACTCTATCAGGCCGCTCAGACCGATCAGCCCCCAAATCAGAAGCCTAAGAAACTGGATTAGACTCACAAACCAGGAAAACAGAGCATGCCGCCACGATGTAAACCAGTCTGGGACAAAGTGATCTTTGTAGACTGGCATGGCGTGCTGTCCCGCGACCCCTTCTGGCTCTCTATCCTCCATAACAGCGACCATCCCCTGCACGCCCAACTGACGGACGCAGCCGAAGTCCTGTTTCAAGACGAGTCACTGATCCATGACTGGATGCGGGGAGATGTTTCTGCGCACCAGATCTTAGACAGCTTGGATATCGATCCGGATGACTCGTTTCCCCCTGACTATCTGAGACGCAAGCTGGTAGAGGACTGTCAGTTAATGCAGGTCAATCAGCGGCTGGTTCAGATGTTGCGTGAGATCCGGCAGCGGGGAATTGGAATCGTCCTGGCGACCGACAATATGGACTGTTTTCAGGAGGCACTTCAAGACGCAAACGCGCAGAGACCGTTAACAACTCAATCCGTGGAAGAGGAAACTCTCTCGTTCCGTCAAGCTGCTCAATTGTTTGATGAAGTGCTCTGTTCCTGTAGCCAACGTGTGCTGAAACGAGAAAACCCAAAACGGTTTTACGGCAGCTGGCTGAGTGCGCATGCGCTTGAATTCGAGGACACCTTGCTGCTGGATGACCTGGAGGTTAACTGCAGTGCGTTTCAAAGAGCAGGGGGGAGGTCCCTGCAGATGACAAATCTGGATCATGATGAAGAAGAGTCAAATCTGATTGCTGCTATTCTACAGTGGCGACATCTTTGATCAGGTCCAGCATTCAGTTTGAAAGAAAGCCCGATGTCGCAAAGTGATGATCTCCAAAATGAGGCGGATAGCGAGGAGATGGGATATCATCTGATGTTTCAGCAGATGTATCCACAGGTCCGGAATTGTGACTCTCGGGCATACTTTCGAGCCAAGCTTACGAATCTCAGGAGAGCACTTGAAGTTATGTTGACGGAGGAGGAATATCAGGAAGAACGTCAGAGGATATTCAAAGAGATCATAGATCCAGATAAACGTGATCTGTTTATGAATCTGATCTTGTTATTCTTCATTTTCGTTGGGGTAACCGGAATCGCTTATGGCTTTTATACTCAGAATTGGGGATTTGTCTGTTTGGTTCCTTCAACTCTGGTATCTCTCTGGTTTCTTCGCGGTCAGCGCCGTTACTACTACTGGTTAAATTCACTGACGTTTCATCAGCGTGCAGAAATTATCGACTATTTAAGGTCTTCACATCTGATTGATGATACAGAACAGAACCAGATGCGATCCAGGCTAGAGTCACGACAGTGAATCAGACAGTTCCCCAAAAGCTATTCAGGATTCGGAGTTTTCTTTCGCGGTTTTTTCTTGCGTTTCTTTTCCAGGCTCGGGTGTTTCGGGCCGCCGCCCAGGTAGGGATGCTTTTCCAGTTCGTCTCCCTGTCCCAGTTCGCGGGGATCATGAGTTGCAACCAACTTTTGATGCAGTTCCTTCGCGAGCCTGGCTTTGATCATCTGATACATGGGATCCTGGGCCACATTCTGTTGCTGATCAGGGTCATTCCGCAGATCATATAATTCTTCTGCAGGCAACTTGCCGAAGGCCAGTTCATACAGTCGGCGATGTTCCGCATCCTTATCTTTATGGGTAACCATGTAGGTCTTGGTCGGGCCATTGTCACAATCCCCATACCAGGTGCCCGGAATGGCTGCCTTGGTGTAGTTGGGTGTTCCCGCGGGCCAGCGATCAGGCCGGTAATTGTGGATGTAAAGAAAATCGTCCGCCCGAATCGCACGGCAGGGGTAGCCTCCCATGTCAGGTTCTTCCTGTGAGGGAACGTGTCGCTCCTTGCCAAAGAAGATTTCATCGTGGTCAGCTACGATGCGTCCCGATCCGGATGCATCCAGAACCGGCATCAGACTCTTGCCGGTGACGTCTTGGGGAATTTCGACACCAGCGGCTTCGTAGAATGTGGGGGCCAGGTCAATCAGACTGACGAAGTCCGTCACACTCCGATTGGGCTTAATGTGAGAGGGCCAGCGCGCCGCCAGGGGAACGCGAGTGCCGGTATCGTACAGGCAGCTCTTGCCACGGGGGAAAGGCATACCGTGGTCGCCGGTCATGAAGATGATGGTATTGTCCAGTTCGCCTTTTTCTTCCAGCAGTTTCAGCGCGTCTCCCACGAGCTGGTCGAATCGCTGGACTTCAAAGTAATAGTCGGCGACGTCGCTACGGACTTCCTCTGCGTCAGGGAAGCAGGCGGGCAGCTTGATCTTGCTCAAATCCATGCCACTTTCTACTCCGGACCCTGGTGCGTACGGGCGGTGGGGATCACTACTGCCTAACCAGAAACAGAAGGGCTCATCGCCGTCCTGCTGGTTGAGGAAGTCCTGAAAATTTTTGAATCGTTTTCCAGCCAGTTCGCGAGAGCGGGTTTCGGTACGCCCCGGTCCCCAGGCTTTGCCTGTATGTCCTACGGTGTAACCGTGTGACTTCAGAATCTCCGGATAGGT
Coding sequences within:
- a CDS encoding class I SAM-dependent methyltransferase translates to MNLDSADTAPGQAVYTRKMLSIYDIWVLGISNSLIWKCRTKQILNWMNQSLTANHLDVGVGTGYYLEHCTFPRSEVRLGLLDLNPNSLAAAASRSARYQPEVYQADVLAPLPPQARPFDSVSLNYLLHCLPGDLTSKAKLFDHLGPWLNPGAIISGATILSQGVPRGFSARRLMNFYNQKKIFTNTSDSLDELQSQLASRYTDVEVKVTGCVALFRARTPSPG
- a CDS encoding ferritin-like domain-containing protein, producing MEIRAFAERVLLSESLEEKLLPAPEVLTDEHPGDPLRIQEPGRPANLKFAPPRTAPGMPKPSALLEQDKRALAHHIMANHELQALEVMAYILCAFPDAHAEFRQGMCNIMADEQRHTRMHKERASVLGLEFGSLPVNCYIWKKALSYESLLDYLAGLPLTFEGRNLDHTLEFEQYFLDAGDQRSAALMKVVYRDEIQHVAFGLHWLRQLKPDHLSDWETYEQHLHWPVRAALSVGDTFNREGRKETGMTDEFIEQLYQAAQTDQPPNQKPKKLD
- the dprA gene encoding DNA-processing protein DprA, whose translation is MPAESSESDQLLLDQIQLNLIQGVGPRIRRSLLDQFGTPSQILNAPRQDLLNVPGIGAKLANAIIYRTSKSTAEEELQRCRAAGYQLLSEESDDYPSLLREMPDPPALLYCKGEILPEDELAVAIVGSRKCTHYGLQQAEKMAAALARAGVTVVSGLARGIDQAAHRGALKAGGRTIAVMATGLSHIYPPEHRELSKQVSAQGALVTEFPLDQAPVAGLFPQRNRIISGLSMGVLLIEAGRKSGALHTARHAYEQGRDVFAVPGRIDHPASAGCHDLIRDGAMLVRSVEDVLEGLSPAKTPVKVSENREVHTPRELSLSDFERDVLNLVTLEPQHLNEIVQSSNLDSSRILSTLTVLEMRKVVKRLPGGFLVRATG
- a CDS encoding sulfatase, whose translation is MFNGSFWLRLLFCLTLAFNLIPTSAAQSAEKAKRPNILFAIADDWGWPHAGAYGDPVVKTPTFDRLAREGVLFQNAYVSSPSCTPSRGAILTGKYHWQLAAGANLHCIFPDRLTTYPEILKSHGYTVGHTGKAWGPGRTETRSRELAGKRFKNFQDFLNQQDGDEPFCFWLGSSDPHRPYAPGSGVESGMDLSKIKLPACFPDAEEVRSDVADYYFEVQRFDQLVGDALKLLEEKGELDNTIIFMTGDHGMPFPRGKSCLYDTGTRVPLAARWPSHIKPNRSVTDFVSLIDLAPTFYEAAGVEIPQDVTGKSLMPVLDASGSGRIVADHDEIFFGKERHVPSQEEPDMGGYPCRAIRADDFLYIHNYRPDRWPAGTPNYTKAAIPGTWYGDCDNGPTKTYMVTHKDKDAEHRRLYELAFGKLPAEELYDLRNDPDQQQNVAQDPMYQMIKARLAKELHQKLVATHDPRELGQGDELEKHPYLGGGPKHPSLEKKRKKKPRKKTPNPE